The Phoenix dactylifera cultivar Barhee BC4 chromosome 12, palm_55x_up_171113_PBpolish2nd_filt_p, whole genome shotgun sequence genome includes the window CCACACTGGTTCAAGAGATTCGAGTTTTAAGACGAACATCTGAATCTCCGCACCAAAAACAGAATCATCGAAGAAATGATAGACCGGAAGCTGTCTTCTTAGTGAATGCGATGATTACTCGATCGATACTTCGCTGGTTTGGTTTTGATCTTGCATACTGAGTaagaaacgaaaaaaaaaaagccattaATGGGCAGGCATTTGGAAGTGCCATCTGCCATCCGATGGTCATCTTAGAAACATATTCAAGgacaaaaacttgatgcataaCATGTGGCATGGGAAGTGGGCCGGGTTGGTGTTCCTGGCACTAAATGGGGTGACCCATGGAAAGATCCTTCCCCCCATATGGAGAGACATAGCTGTAGAGGTATGATGGGGTCGAGCAATGCTTGTATGTTAACGGAAGACGATTTCAATGGTGGGGGACAATATGCAGCAGGATCCATCCAGTGAGCCCTAGTGTTACTATAGTTGGGTGACAAAAGGGGGTTAAAGCCAGCACTTGTGTCCAATAAAGGAGGGAACAAAACCCTAGTGATGTGTTCTTGTGATGGGCCAAACAAGTGTACCATGAATCCTCCATTTCAAATCACCTCCGACAACTAGGCCACGGCCCTTTATTTCACTTTAATGTCCCGGTTAAATTTAGGAactgaaacaaagaaagaaatataCGTCCTAAAAGTTTCCAATCTGTAAAACAGTGAAGCTTCCCATCTCAGTTATTTGATGTGGTGTGGTACCTACAATGGTCTTCATTTTCCTCGCAACATTCAAATCATTCGAGAGATCTGCAACCTGTCTTAGAAAAAGGCATTGCTTTGATGATGGTGACCcccacaagaaaaaagaaagagagaaagaaagaagaagaagaagaaaggcgcACTCAAAGAGTTAATAATGTGCAACAAACGGTATTCTTATGTTCTCTGAATTGTTTAGTGCATTTTCTATGGCTGGCTCAAAATTTCGATACCATGCGTTTAAATTTTGACTACGCTCTCTAACTTATTAAACATATATACAATAAGAACATGAAGAGAAACATATATAGCTTGATGATCTATGAAACATAGATGTGGTAGAGTCAGGGTGTGCCATATTTTAACTGTGAGTAAACAGGCTTGCCTATTAGCGTCTTTAAAAAAGGTGCACCATCAGAGAACAGTCTCACATGGGTACAGGTTGTGAAGGGTAGTTTACATTATTGCCCTCTTAGTGCACCTGCTTGTTGCCCTCTTAGGGGTTGTCATCTGAAAAGGCTAATATGCACCATGTGTCTCAACTCTAGCTAGCTGGTCATAGCTATAGGACCATAGTCTATCAACTCTATTAGAATCGTAGCAAGAAAAAGAGTGGGTATGCAAGTAGTAGCCAAGGGGAATCACATGAATGGCAAAATGATTGAAGTGGAACGTGAGATCTCCCAGGCATGATTCTAATGGGTGCACAATCTTATTTACCAAAGACACTAACATCAATTTCAGTTACTTTGCACTCCGTCGGACTTTTGGTTGCATCTTTAATTTAATTTACATGAGCCAAAGTTTTATACTCTTGTGACCAAATGAAAGAGAAAACCTTCTTGTTGTGACTCTCTTGTGGAAAATATGACGCTAACTAAACCATACTAAATATGActgtcaatattttattttattttatttttttgatgaagaaggaggcAAAGCCATCCGGCCtttattaaaaaagaagaagtttatagaaattatttataaaaaatttgtaaaaaataaaaacacaaaagagcaataaaatttttttataagaGATAGTGGTCTGTAAGTAGATCTGTTAAACTATTCAACAAGCTGAACAATCTCATAAGTGATTTGAAGAATTTTTATATCTTCAGTGTGCAACTATATAAGCTCTTTATCTTGATGTGACTCATCTTTTTTCTAAAGAATAGATCAACGTCTCTCAATGTGCGGCGTCAATGTTGCAAGATTATTCTAAAGTTTAAGATGAAGATTAAGTAGCTTATCTGAACACAGATGTTTTTAGCTAAAAAAAGTTGATAAGATTTTTTGTAAAATACAATAAAAGTAGGCTAGATTTCTGCAGAACATAATAGCTGAAGAAAGTCAATCAATGTATGTTGACCGCAAATTCTCGATCTTCCTTAGGAACATAGCACTAGGTTTCTCCCCACTTGAGAGGCTATAATGGTAAATTTGCATCATGTCAAGTATCTTCCACTGTATAAActcgagagggagagggagagggagagggagagtttAAAAGATGTCTTCCTcccttaagatttttttttgattgcaaGTGGGAGGTGGGTCCTTCCTTAGGATTTAAGTGCTCTTGCAGAACACCTCCCCACGGTTTGTGGTTTGTTTCCAGGTTTACTCAGGAGGttggagaaagaaaatcttgtTGCGTTGATTGGAGCATCTGTGGCAAGAGGAAGCATCCAAAGGGATCGCATTGATCCGTTCTTTACAAGCATTTTGTTGAGACAGTGGAACTCGGATCATGCGATCCTTTTGGATACCTCCTCTCGCCATTTCTGGAACCGGCATCTGGCATTTCCTATTgcgttcctcctcctcctcctcctttctgcTTCTGTCCATTAATCATCATGTTATTCCGAGGAAGGTGAAGAAAGCCCTTGGTCAAAGTAGTCAGCTTCGCTACAGTCCTCTGCGTACCCATTCTCGCTAGCAGACATCATTCTGTACATTCTTTGAGTTCTTGCTGCATAATTCTGATTACTTGCTTTGTTGCTTGTGCTGCAGAAAATGAAGAGATGGATCTCAGATTCCGTTGGAAGAAGAGAAAcctgactgtttattatttcgCTTTTCAGAGAAGTATGCAGATGCAatattttattcttcttatcttgtttaatgcataTTTTCTGCAGGaggaaaatgaaaagaaaagatcagGACGCCTTCTAATTCTTCATTTCCTTCATGCTTCTTGAGAGGCAGCCTTAAAAGGTCCATTTGGTGGAAAGCCCCATGCTACATCATGGCGGATAGCTAGAAGAGAAATGTTTGAAAAAGTGATGAGCGTGACCACAAATTTGGCTGTAAGTCTCAATCTACTGATATGCTTCTATCATGACaagttttcttcctttttttttcttcttttttttttttgatggaataTCATGACAAATTTTTAAGacgcaattatctagagtaccTGAGAGTCATTCAGTCACGGAAAATTTTTGATCTATAATTCAAAaggataatttttttcataaagattctcatgAACAAACGAGCCCATATTTCAGTTGACATCATATCAATGCCTTGTAATTCCTGTTTTGAGACCTTAATTGCTTTATTCATTGACAACTTAATTTAATTAGTTTCATGATGCAGAATAAGATTCGCACTAGTCATCGTTTTCTTGTCATTTTttactttgtttatttttgttttatttttaatagacAAATGTCGAGATTGAGCCTGTGGTATGTGGGACCTAATTGTTTGTTTACACACTCATCCTAGAAGTAgaacttctttcttcttttagtTAAAGGTGAAAAATGGATTAGGTCGATCGGTATTCAACAAGGAATCATCCAGTATTTATCATGACATGCACTGCTGCTTTAGTCTGGTGAAGGCCGGGTGCATGCATTTGTGACAACCAACCATATATGTAATTAATTTGGCGTTTCAGATGAAGTTTTGAGCACACGACTGCTAAGCTAACTGATCGAGCAACCATCGCCACCGTTTGAAGCCTAGCCTAGCTATCCACTCGCAGTATGACCTGACCCTCCTGGATACAATTTTCCAGCAGCTCATTTTATGTACGGATTTGAGATTTTAAACGATCTTTTGGCCTATTCGGTTTCAGCAGAATATGCATCCTTTCTTTAATGAACATCTTATATCCACCACCGCTGAGAATTTAGAGTCAAGTCACGGGATTCTGGTCATCTGTACAAAATTTCTCTCGGGGCCATGAACTTCCAGAGATTGGTACAGCTTAAAGATCAGCAACGTACCAGATTAGCTTCATGTAGGCACCTAGAAATTCCGTTCCAATCCATTTTATGTTATGGCGAATTAAAATATTAATCTAATCTGCTGAGGGATAGAGAGATGGAAGCCCGTATGTTGAAGTGTGTAACATGAGTGCTGATTGTGGTGCTGAGTTGAAACCCTCCCTCGGACAATGATGTTAAGCAATCTAAGGCGCATTTAGTTCATGACCAGAATCGAAATTGTTATGGAATTTGAATGCTAGAGGAGATTAGAAATTAGATTTTGAGGGATTGAGACATTCCCATACATTCTCAGATCTCCTGGAATTAAGATAGAAATGGCTGGAATGAAAAACActcatttttatttctattgtAGAGCCCGACGCCTCTCTTGTGaccctcccctcctccctccAACTTGGGCCGAAGCCCAATTCCTCAGGCAAATCGAGCCCAATGCTTATTGTATTAGGATGCCAAGTGACGGAGACCAGAATCTTGAGGGTCGATGCCCCGTAGAATCGAACCACACCTCTTGCCTTAAGTCACAAGGGATGGTACCATGCAAACACAAGCAACCTCAGACTCGGAATGGGCATCTGGCTTGTGGAGAGTCTATTCAACCCCACGCAtggtattttttttctcctccggTGAAAGAACCATCACCAAGAAAGGCTCGAGTAGTATTTTATAGTTGATAGCCACGAAGTAAGGCCCTTTAATTAATTTGTACTGCCAGCTACTGTTTTTTGGCTAGCGGAATAGCTTTATACCTAGATAAGAGATAAGCAGGTGAGAGAGAGTAGCATTATACTCCGCCAATTTGATGGAATAAAGAGGGAAAAATTATCCCTTCAATTATATTTTTGCTCTTTTTGACTCTATAAATATAGGAGGACAACTCCGTTCTTGTGAAGAAATCTAACTCATGACGAAGAATGCATATACTATTCTTTTAAAACTTAAACTAAATGCACAAATTCCTCCTAACGTGAAAGAACCCCTCCAAAGTTTTCTGGataaatttcttttcttatccCTTCAAGATTTACGACCAAATGCAATCTTGATTACCGGAGCATCTCAGGTCACATCTCTTAAATTTCAGTCTCAAAGTCCATTTTAGCTTGTTATTCTTGAAACAAGTCTTTTGTTATATCTGTGTAGTCAAGTCTGTCACGATTATTTATTTGTGTACGAGAAAGGAACCCAGCACCTATGGGCTATGGGACCTCGTCAGGCCTTCCAATTTGAACCAAGGCTAGTATTTATAACACGAATCCTGTCCTACGAAGTATCACACGAGAACATTCACTCTATGTTGTAAGCCGGTAGTATATATACTCGTGGTTATGGAGATGCCCACGGAATCATGTCAGGCACCCGACAAGATTTTTCCTTTTCCGGTCCTTGTTCttatcttttgttttgttttgttttggttcCAGGCTGTTAAAAAGCCGAGTTTTAAAGCCGCCACAAACAAAAAAATCGCGATAACAATGCAAACGTTGGCCAAAATCTTGCCATAATAATCTTTAACcatatatcaaaaaaaagaaaagaaaagaaactttaGCCATAACCCTGACCAAGAGGGCTTCGTTTTAAGGCAGGATagcagacatgatatcaaacCAAACACATATTAGGGGCATATTGTGTGAAGACTGTAAGTGCTTATTATTATCTCATCAACAAACTAAAACACCATCATTTGAACAACTAATAAAACCTCAAGAATGTATACAAACTCGTATATACGGAGTAAACAAAGAATCCCAGGTAATctgtagggttttttttttctctccagaACACATAATCTATGtatgaaataaaagaaatgaAATCAAGCTGAAGCAGGGGGTGAAGCCATGGAAGCTGGTGCAGCTGCTACATCCAATTTACTCACATCCCCTCCACCGGCAGCGGGGCCTGCTGCGACACCAGAGCTGAGAATCGTCATCATCGACCGATGAGGATTCACCCGCCGAGCCTCGCACAATTCAGGCAGGAGCACACCTGTTACAAATTAGTATCACCATAGCGTCAAACACTACTTGTTGCCTTATTTCCAATTtctattcatatatatatatatatatatatatatatatatatatatatatatatatatatatatatatattcttgacTGACCTAAGCTACCAGTCAATAGTCATATATAAATGTTGACCTACAGGCGTAATTTAAGTTTGGCCCAAGCCTTGGCAGTACAGTCCAATATAGGCCCCACATCCATTTTCTAGAAACCTTAGCCTATTGAGCTTCTACAAATTCGCCGCTGAAGCCCGAATGGGAGCCCAACAATTACGAGGTCTAAAACGGTCAAAATGTCTCTGTTCAGATCAAGACATATTCAGATCctgaaactaaattatttagaaGCAAACCCGCTGGATACCAACTTTGTTTCTAAAAGACTGTCGTGTAAATAATCAAagtttttcaggtttgatttccTTCAACCCAAGTCTAAGCCGATAGGTCCTGATTCGCGGACGCTGGGTTCATCTCTGAATCGGTTTTCTTGATTCGCAAGTCGGATGGGGAGTCGGACAAGGAAATAAAggtgaaaaaggtaaaaggtcGATCCCTTTGCTTTTTCCACCCTTCTTTTTATTTCTAAGTTATCTTTTCTATTACGCTCGTTTACCGTTGTGACCTACGTAAATATAACGAAAATTTATGCCGATAAGTTTGAGAAATATAACCGATACGTCAAATATGTtattgcctcttttttttttttttggttatcttACCTTCGCCGGCGGCGAGGTTGAAGTAGAGATCGATGATGTTGGGGCAGTTCTCGTGGCACGCCGGAGAGCAGAGTTTCTCGGTGAACTGCGGCTCGAGGAGCGAGTCGGACGAGATCCCGACGGAGTTACGGTCCACGCCGCACGCTTTCACGCATTCGTCGGTCTCGATCCAATTGGACATCCGCGCCACCACCACCTCCGACGTCCGGCACTGGTACTCGGTCGGCCGCCCGCTGTGCTGGGTGCTCTCCAGCACGCACCTCTTCGACGACGACGATATCGCAAACGCGCACAGGTCCTGCGGCAAATCCTCGCATGTCACTCCCGCTGCAGCAATCGCATAGGCATCTATTAGTATCGGTTTGCTTTGCCAtccaaagagagaaaagaaagcatAGAGAATGATATGCACGTGTTGGAATTTTCACAGCATGTACCTGAGGTGGATGGGATGCGGAGGAACagggagagaagaagggagaaggCCATCATCTTGGAATGAAACGATGAAGCCATGGAGTTCTCTTTGTTGTTCCTCTTTTGGGTTCTAGGAGGAACCTGATATCGTAATGTACGTGGGTGGTGGAAATGAAGAAGGTTTGTAATGATGAGAGAATGGCAAGGGGTAGGGAAAGGCTTGGGATTTATATAGGGCCAAGGCTCCGACGACTGTTTCGACTCTCGACGGTAAGCCACCTCTGTCGTTAAAGTTGAcgttctatttttatttcattctcTTATTATTACCGCGGTTTTGGTTGGCACGGCATCGGCAGCAAATGGAGAACAGGACTGGATCTATTCACCTGTCGGACACGCGTCGGATGGAATGGCTGACTGCTGATGGGAGTGAAGCCAGGTCGTTGGCCGCCGCCTCATGCATGCCCGCTTCATTACGAGTCTGGAGCCCGCGTTTGATTGACTGCCTAtttgcttttaaaactttcttggACCGCGTGGTGAGAAGGTTCGGAAACTTCAGAATTCTGGAAGGGGCTGAAGCGTTCAAAGTGTCATGAATCTTCCTTCCGATTTCCTTCGGCGGGTGCTTCGTTCCCAAGTCTTTGTTGC containing:
- the LOC103713707 gene encoding uncharacterized protein LOC103713707 gives rise to the protein MASSFHSKMMAFSLLLSLFLRIPSTSAGVTCEDLPQDLCAFAISSSSKRCVLESTQHSGRPTEYQCRTSEVVVARMSNWIETDECVKACGVDRNSVGISSDSLLEPQFTEKLCSPACHENCPNIIDLYFNLAAGEGVLLPELCEARRVNPHRSMMTILSSGVAAGPAAGGGDVSKLDVAAAPASMASPPASA